The following are encoded together in the Blautia obeum ATCC 29174 genome:
- a CDS encoding YerC/YecD family TrpR-related protein translates to MGKKIRTEEVDHLFEAILCLKNKEECYTFFEDVCTINELLSLSQRFEVAKMLTDKRTYLDISEKTGASTATISRVNRSLNYGNDGYEMVFSRMKEKETAGKTEE, encoded by the coding sequence ATGGGTAAAAAAATCAGAACAGAAGAGGTTGACCATCTATTTGAAGCAATCCTTTGTCTGAAGAATAAGGAAGAGTGCTATACGTTTTTTGAGGATGTATGTACGATCAATGAACTTCTTTCTCTGTCACAGCGTTTTGAAGTTGCAAAGATGCTGACAGACAAACGCACATATCTGGATATTTCAGAGAAGACCGGTGCTTCCACCGCGACGATCAGCCGTGTGAACCGTTCTCTCAACTACGGAAATGACGGATATGAGATGGTCTTTTCCAGAATGAAAGAAAAAGAAACCGCAGGAAAGACAGAAGAATAA
- a CDS encoding replication-associated recombination protein A, with the protein MDLFEYAKSKTLDRESPLASRLRPTTLDEVVGQEHIVGKDKLLYRAIKADKLTSVIFYGPPGTGKTTLAKVIANTTSASFTQINATVAGKKDMEEVVKEAQDRLGMYGKKTILFIDEIHRFNKGQQDYLLPFVEDGTIILIGATTENPYFEVNGALLSRSIIFELKPLSNENIRTLILRAVNDCDKGMGNYGAVIDDDALEFLADMAGGDARSALNAVELGILTTPKSEDGSIHLTLDVASECIQKRVIKYDKKGDNHYDIISAFIKSMRGSDPDAAVYYLAKMLYAGEDVKFIARRIMILASEDIGNADPQALQVAVAAAQAVERVGMPESQIILSQAVTYMACAPKSNAAVNAIFAAMDSVKHTQTTVPVHLQDAHYGGHEKLGKGIGYKYAHDYPDHYVNQQYLPSEIEGSHFYEPGDLGYEKTIKEYLQKIKGRTD; encoded by the coding sequence ATGGATTTATTTGAATATGCAAAATCAAAAACGCTAGACCGCGAATCTCCACTGGCTTCCCGGCTTCGTCCGACTACGCTGGATGAAGTCGTTGGGCAGGAGCACATCGTTGGCAAAGATAAATTACTGTACCGTGCGATCAAAGCTGACAAGCTGACTTCTGTTATTTTCTATGGACCTCCCGGAACCGGAAAGACTACCCTTGCCAAGGTAATCGCAAATACTACCAGTGCAAGTTTTACCCAGATCAATGCGACAGTCGCCGGTAAGAAAGACATGGAAGAAGTCGTAAAAGAGGCACAGGACCGTCTTGGCATGTATGGCAAAAAAACGATTCTTTTCATTGATGAGATTCACCGTTTCAACAAAGGCCAGCAGGATTACCTGCTTCCATTTGTGGAGGACGGTACGATCATTCTGATCGGTGCAACTACTGAAAATCCTTATTTCGAAGTAAATGGAGCTCTCCTTTCCCGCTCCATCATTTTTGAACTGAAACCTCTCAGTAATGAAAATATCCGCACGCTGATCCTCAGAGCCGTAAATGACTGCGATAAAGGCATGGGAAATTATGGCGCCGTAATTGATGACGATGCCCTGGAATTTCTGGCTGATATGGCAGGCGGTGATGCCCGCAGTGCCCTGAATGCGGTAGAACTTGGTATCCTTACTACCCCCAAAAGCGAAGATGGTTCTATTCATCTGACACTGGATGTTGCGTCTGAATGTATTCAGAAACGAGTCATCAAGTACGACAAAAAAGGCGACAATCACTACGATATCATATCCGCCTTTATCAAAAGTATGCGTGGTTCCGATCCTGATGCAGCAGTCTACTATCTTGCCAAGATGCTCTACGCCGGAGAAGATGTCAAATTCATCGCCCGACGTATCATGATCCTCGCCTCAGAGGATATCGGAAATGCAGATCCACAGGCATTGCAGGTCGCCGTTGCTGCCGCACAGGCTGTTGAACGTGTCGGCATGCCGGAATCACAGATCATCCTTTCTCAGGCAGTCACTTATATGGCATGTGCTCCAAAGAGTAATGCCGCTGTCAATGCCATTTTTGCCGCCATGGATTCTGTGAAACACACACAGACAACTGTTCCGGTTCACCTGCAGGATGCTCACTACGGCGGTCATGAAAAGCTCGGCAAGGGAATTGGATATAAATATGCTCATGACTATCCAGATCATTATGTTAATCAGCAATATCTTCCTTCTGAGATTGAAGGTTCTCATTTCTATGAACCAGGTGATCTTGGCTACGAAAAAACGATAAAAGAATATTTACAAAAGATAAAAGGGAGAACTGATTAA
- a CDS encoding DUF4364 family protein, with protein MAEPFTTYKLIVLYMAKHSKETLTNSQISEFILDRDYTDYFQLQKVLSELVETELLRKRTISNSSYYEITEEGKKTLSYFEKELSGEIKNEVKDYLQTHGGQVQERILTPADYYTTPQGNYAVRCQIIEKDTTVLDLTLAAPSREAAQAMCHSWAKKSQDIYGMLMGELI; from the coding sequence ATGGCAGAACCATTTACAACTTATAAACTGATCGTTTTATATATGGCGAAACATTCAAAAGAAACACTGACAAATTCTCAGATTTCAGAATTTATACTGGACAGAGATTACACAGATTATTTTCAGCTTCAGAAAGTACTTTCTGAACTGGTAGAAACAGAGCTTCTGAGAAAGCGAACAATTTCCAACAGTTCCTATTATGAGATTACGGAAGAGGGAAAAAAGACACTTTCTTATTTTGAAAAAGAACTGTCGGGTGAGATTAAGAACGAAGTAAAAGATTATCTGCAGACGCATGGCGGACAGGTGCAGGAACGCATCCTGACACCGGCAGATTATTATACGACACCACAGGGAAATTATGCAGTGCGCTGCCAGATCATTGAAAAAGATACGACAGTGCTGGATCTGACACTGGCAGCACCAAGCAGGGAAGCTGCACAGGCGATGTGCCACAGCTGGGCTAAGAAATCACAGGATATTTATGGAATGCTGATGGGAGAACTGATTTAA
- a CDS encoding TIGR01212 family radical SAM protein (This family includes YhcC from E. coli K-12, an uncharacterized radical SAM protein.), which translates to MNTDAVTQQKNWNGKPYHSLDHMLRERFGEKVYKVTLNGGMSCPNRDGKLGSRGCIFCSAGGSGDFAADAELSVTEQIDSQIALLSAKRPIHKYIAYFQAYTNTYAPVEYLRKIFTEALAHPSVVALSIGTRPDCLGEDVLDLLNELNQRKPVWVELGLQTMHERTAAYIRRGYPLSCFEDAVQNLRKRQIEVIVHTILGLPGESEKDILETMQYLNGQDIQGIKLQLLHVLKGTDLAEDYLAGKFRVYEREEYLNLLIDCLEYLDPSIVIHRMTGDGPEKLLIAPLWASRKREVLNLLHHEMKVRNSWQGKQLQ; encoded by the coding sequence ATGAATACAGATGCGGTGACACAGCAGAAGAACTGGAATGGAAAGCCGTATCATTCGCTGGATCATATGCTTAGGGAAAGGTTCGGAGAAAAAGTTTATAAGGTGACTCTGAACGGAGGAATGTCCTGTCCCAACCGGGATGGTAAGCTTGGCAGCAGAGGCTGTATTTTCTGCAGTGCCGGTGGAAGTGGGGATTTTGCAGCAGATGCGGAGCTGTCGGTAACAGAGCAGATCGACAGTCAGATCGCATTGCTTTCTGCAAAGCGGCCGATCCATAAATATATTGCTTATTTTCAGGCATATACCAATACGTATGCACCGGTGGAATACCTGCGGAAAATCTTTACAGAAGCGCTTGCGCATCCGTCAGTGGTCGCATTATCCATCGGAACGAGACCGGATTGTCTTGGCGAGGATGTACTGGATCTCCTGAATGAACTGAACCAGAGGAAACCGGTATGGGTAGAACTTGGACTTCAGACGATGCATGAGCGTACCGCTGCCTATATTCGACGAGGATATCCTCTTTCCTGTTTTGAAGATGCAGTACAGAATTTACGGAAGCGCCAGATTGAGGTGATCGTGCATACGATACTGGGACTGCCGGGAGAATCAGAAAAAGACATTCTGGAGACAATGCAGTATCTGAATGGACAGGATATTCAGGGAATTAAACTGCAGCTTCTGCATGTGCTGAAGGGAACCGATCTGGCAGAGGATTACCTGGCCGGGAAATTCCGGGTCTACGAAAGAGAAGAATATCTGAATTTACTGATAGATTGTCTGGAATATCTGGATCCTTCAATCGTTATTCACAGAATGACGGGAGATGGACCGGAGAAGCTGCTTATCGCACCATTGTGGGCAAGCCGGAAGCGGGAAGTTCTGAATCTTCTTCATCACGAAATGAAGGTTCGTAACAGCTGGCAGGGCAAACAGCTGCAATAA
- a CDS encoding YesL family protein, whose translation MGRFFSMDNKFFTFMNKVADLCILNIICLVCCIPIVTAGASITAMYYVTLKMVRNEEAYIVRSFFKSFKDNFKQATIINLIMIAVGAVLYLDLNVAKNMPGSAGQIFHVIFMAFVIIYYVLLLYVYPILARFYNTIRNTIKNALFMAIRHLPYTVVMVLIGLCPLLLLFIGSYQIQSTLFVLFLVMGFGVIAYCNSFFLVKIFDLYMPKEENEEQKSEGTEV comes from the coding sequence ATGGGACGTTTTTTCAGTATGGACAATAAGTTTTTTACATTTATGAATAAGGTGGCAGATCTTTGTATCCTGAATATTATCTGTCTGGTCTGCTGTATTCCGATCGTTACTGCCGGAGCATCTATTACGGCTATGTATTATGTGACACTGAAGATGGTCCGGAATGAGGAAGCTTATATTGTTCGGAGCTTTTTTAAATCTTTTAAAGATAATTTCAAACAGGCGACAATTATTAATCTGATCATGATCGCCGTTGGTGCGGTTCTTTATCTGGATCTGAATGTTGCAAAAAATATGCCTGGAAGTGCCGGTCAGATTTTTCATGTAATCTTTATGGCATTTGTGATCATATATTATGTACTGCTTTTATATGTTTATCCGATTCTTGCCAGGTTTTACAATACGATCCGTAATACGATCAAAAATGCACTGTTCATGGCAATCCGCCATCTTCCGTATACAGTTGTCATGGTACTGATCGGACTTTGTCCGCTGCTGTTGTTATTTATAGGCTCTTATCAGATACAGTCCACGTTGTTTGTTCTGTTTCTGGTCATGGGATTCGGAGTGATCGCGTACTGTAATTCCTTCTTCCTTGTAAAAATATTTGATCTTTATATGCCGAAGGAAGAAAATGAAGAACAGAAAAGCGAAGGCACAGAAGTATGA
- a CDS encoding polysaccharide deacetylase family protein produces the protein MKKRKAGIGILVIVLIITAVRVKSMDSHRISGRILAENIAGPGMMRLVEQSMQAQAQKTSVTEIAVKEWKHPQAALTFDDGPDIRYTPLLLDGLKERNVRASFFLLGEKVEQYPELVERMQKEGHLVGNHTYHHVQLDKLNETKAREEILKTNNLIYETTGVYPLYLRPPFGAWKKNLELCVEMLPVFWTIDTLDWKVKNTEKIVRTVKEQIEDGAIILMHDEYDTSVEAALQVADDLKAQGYQLVTVDQLILP, from the coding sequence ATGAAAAAAAGAAAAGCAGGAATTGGGATATTGGTGATCGTACTGATCATAACTGCGGTGCGAGTAAAAAGTATGGACTCACACCGTATTTCAGGCAGAATCCTGGCTGAAAATATAGCAGGTCCGGGGATGATGCGGCTGGTGGAGCAATCCATGCAGGCCCAGGCACAAAAAACATCAGTTACGGAAATAGCTGTGAAAGAATGGAAGCATCCGCAGGCGGCACTGACATTTGACGACGGACCGGATATCAGATATACACCACTTCTTCTGGATGGTCTGAAAGAGCGGAATGTCAGAGCTTCTTTTTTTCTTCTTGGAGAGAAGGTTGAACAGTATCCGGAGCTTGTAGAACGGATGCAGAAAGAAGGGCATCTGGTAGGAAACCATACTTATCATCATGTACAGCTGGATAAACTGAATGAGACGAAGGCAAGGGAAGAAATCCTGAAAACAAATAATCTGATCTATGAGACAACAGGTGTTTATCCACTGTACCTGCGCCCGCCGTTTGGTGCCTGGAAGAAAAATCTGGAACTATGTGTGGAGATGCTTCCTGTATTCTGGACGATCGATACACTGGACTGGAAAGTGAAGAACACAGAAAAGATTGTCCGTACCGTGAAGGAACAGATTGAGGATGGTGCAATCATTCTGATGCATGATGAATATGATACTTCTGTCGAAGCTGCACTGCAGGTTGCTGATGATCTGAAGGCGCAGGGATATCAACTGGTGACAGTAGACCAGTTGATCCTGCCGTAA
- a CDS encoding AAA family ATPase, producing the protein MDHVVITIARQYGSGGRTVGKMLAERLGISFYDKQIIHMASDESGIDVNLFGKIEAGDKIKSSLFGNKSSIYKGDLVLPGNKDFISDENLFNYQAKVVNDLAEKESYVIVGRCVNYVFKDRPNTLRVFIHAPWEFRVEQASQKISGSREDVEKFLLKDDKRKQDYYRKFAGGQWSDATNYDLCLNSGKLGFDKCVDAIETQLKIMLGK; encoded by the coding sequence ATGGATCATGTAGTGATCACAATTGCAAGACAGTATGGAAGCGGTGGACGTACCGTAGGAAAGATGCTGGCAGAACGTCTGGGAATCTCTTTTTATGATAAACAGATCATTCATATGGCATCTGATGAAAGTGGGATTGATGTAAATCTCTTTGGAAAAATTGAAGCAGGAGATAAGATCAAATCATCTCTGTTCGGAAATAAGAGCAGCATTTATAAAGGGGATCTGGTCCTTCCGGGAAATAAAGATTTTATTTCTGATGAAAATTTGTTTAATTATCAGGCAAAAGTTGTTAATGATCTTGCAGAAAAAGAATCCTATGTAATTGTCGGACGATGTGTCAATTATGTTTTCAAGGACAGACCGAATACATTGCGTGTATTCATTCATGCACCATGGGAGTTCCGTGTAGAGCAGGCATCTCAGAAGATCTCCGGATCAAGAGAGGATGTCGAGAAATTCCTTCTCAAAGATGATAAGCGTAAACAGGATTATTATCGTAAATTTGCAGGTGGTCAGTGGAGTGATGCCACGAATTATGATCTCTGTCTGAACAGTGGAAAACTCGGATTTGACAAATGTGTGGATGCAATTGAAACACAGCTGAAGATCATGCTTGGTAAATAA
- a CDS encoding ABC transporter ATP-binding protein codes for MSMLEVKDLQVYYGVIQALKGISFRVEKGEVIALIGANGAGKTTTLQTLTGIIPAKAGSIVFEGKDLTKTPAHKIVEMGMAHVPEGRRVFADMSVYENLLMGAYTRKDKNEIAQSLEMVYKRFPRLKERTGQRAGTLSGGEQQMLAMGRALMSKPRIILMDEPSMGLSPIFVNEIFDIIKEVSESGTTVLLVEQNAKKALSIADRAYVLETGSITLEGKADDLLHDESVQKAYLGE; via the coding sequence ATGTCAATGTTGGAAGTAAAAGATCTCCAGGTTTATTATGGTGTTATCCAGGCATTAAAAGGGATTTCCTTTCGTGTAGAGAAGGGAGAGGTCATTGCTCTGATCGGTGCAAATGGTGCAGGTAAAACAACTACCCTGCAGACTCTGACAGGAATTATTCCGGCAAAAGCAGGAAGCATTGTTTTTGAAGGAAAAGACCTGACAAAGACACCGGCCCACAAGATCGTTGAGATGGGGATGGCTCATGTGCCGGAGGGAAGACGTGTATTTGCAGATATGTCCGTATACGAAAACCTTCTGATGGGAGCTTATACAAGAAAAGATAAAAATGAGATCGCTCAGAGCCTTGAGATGGTATACAAAAGATTTCCACGTCTGAAAGAGCGTACCGGCCAGCGTGCGGGTACACTTTCCGGTGGGGAGCAGCAGATGCTTGCCATGGGACGTGCGCTGATGAGCAAACCGAGGATCATCCTTATGGATGAGCCATCAATGGGTCTGTCACCGATCTTTGTAAATGAGATCTTTGATATTATCAAAGAAGTAAGTGAGAGTGGAACAACGGTTCTGCTTGTTGAGCAGAATGCGAAGAAAGCACTTTCTATCGCAGACAGAGCATACGTTCTCGAGACAGGAAGTATCACTCTGGAAGGAAAAGCAGATGATCTGCTTCATGATGAATCCGTCCAGAAAGCATATCTGGGCGAGTAG
- a CDS encoding ABC transporter ATP-binding protein, with translation MAMLEVNHLAIQFGGLRAVDGFNVSIEKGQLYGLIGPNGAGKTTIFNLLTGVYKPTEGIIKLDGQDITGKSTIEINKAGIARTFQNIRLFKEMTVLDNVKVGLHNHHSYSTLTGILRLPKYHKVEKEMNEKAMEILKVFDLDKEAQTLAGNLPYGKQRKLEIARALATDPKLLLLDEPAAGMNPNETQELMDTIRFVQEHFDMTTLLIEHDMKLVGGICEELTVLNFGQVLAQGETSKVLKDPTVITAYLGE, from the coding sequence ATGGCAATGTTAGAGGTAAATCATCTGGCTATTCAGTTCGGCGGTCTTCGCGCAGTTGACGGATTCAATGTATCTATCGAAAAGGGTCAGCTGTATGGCCTGATCGGACCGAATGGTGCAGGAAAAACAACAATTTTTAACCTTCTTACAGGCGTTTACAAACCGACAGAGGGTATTATCAAACTGGATGGACAGGACATCACAGGAAAGAGCACGATTGAGATCAACAAAGCAGGTATAGCGCGAACCTTCCAGAATATTCGTCTGTTTAAAGAAATGACGGTTCTTGACAACGTTAAAGTAGGACTGCATAATCACCATTCCTATTCCACACTGACCGGAATTCTGAGACTTCCGAAGTATCACAAAGTCGAGAAAGAAATGAATGAAAAAGCAATGGAGATCCTGAAGGTATTCGATCTTGATAAGGAAGCGCAGACCCTTGCAGGAAACCTTCCATATGGTAAACAGCGTAAACTTGAGATTGCCAGAGCACTGGCAACAGATCCGAAGCTTCTTCTTCTCGACGAGCCGGCAGCCGGTATGAATCCGAATGAAACACAGGAACTGATGGACACTATCCGTTTTGTGCAGGAACATTTTGATATGACAACTCTTCTGATCGAACATGATATGAAGCTGGTTGGCGGTATCTGCGAAGAACTGACTGTACTGAACTTCGGACAGGTGCTTGCGCAGGGTGAGACATCCAAAGTCCTGAAGGATCCGACAGTTATCACCGCATATCTGGGAGAATAG
- a CDS encoding branched-chain amino acid ABC transporter permease, whose amino-acid sequence MKNMNKTTKNNLINYGLVLVLFVIVEILSATGNLSNLLKGLMVPLCVYTIASISLNLVVGFSGELSLGHAGFMCVGAYSSALFSHIASDIPQVPRFILAILVGAAVAAVFGVIIGIPVLRLRGDYLAIVTLAFGEIIKNLINILYVGIDDSGLHVATSSAALKLGTGGKQILKGALGISGTGALYKDVKHYFFPIGIVLVLLTLFIVQNLVNSRSGRAITATRDNRIAAESVGIDVTKFKLLAFTVSAALAGVAGVLYAHNLSMLKVSGFDYNMSILILVYVVLGGIGNLRGSIIATVILYALPELLRGFANYRMLIYAIVLIVMMLFNWAPAARNWRARMVEKFKGTAKKKEAA is encoded by the coding sequence ATGAAGAATATGAACAAAACAACCAAAAACAATCTGATCAATTATGGACTGGTATTAGTCCTGTTTGTCATCGTTGAAATACTTTCAGCTACAGGAAATCTTTCAAACCTTCTGAAGGGACTTATGGTTCCATTGTGTGTATACACGATTGCATCAATCTCCCTGAATCTGGTCGTAGGATTTTCAGGCGAGCTTAGTCTTGGCCATGCAGGCTTTATGTGTGTAGGTGCATATTCCAGTGCATTGTTTTCTCATATTGCCAGTGATATCCCGCAGGTTCCGAGATTTATTCTTGCGATTCTGGTTGGTGCAGCGGTGGCAGCTGTATTTGGTGTCATTATCGGTATTCCGGTACTCAGACTCCGTGGCGACTATCTGGCTATTGTAACACTGGCTTTTGGTGAGATTATTAAAAACCTGATCAATATCCTCTATGTTGGAATTGATGACAGTGGCCTTCACGTAGCTACAAGTTCCGCAGCTCTCAAGCTTGGAACAGGTGGTAAACAGATCCTGAAGGGCGCACTTGGTATTTCAGGAACAGGTGCACTTTATAAAGATGTAAAGCATTATTTCTTCCCGATTGGAATTGTGCTTGTCCTTCTGACATTATTTATCGTACAGAATCTGGTAAATTCCAGAAGCGGACGTGCGATCACAGCAACAAGAGATAACCGTATTGCAGCAGAATCGGTAGGTATTGATGTTACAAAATTCAAACTTCTTGCATTTACAGTTTCAGCAGCTCTTGCCGGAGTGGCAGGTGTGCTTTATGCACATAATCTTTCCATGCTGAAGGTTTCAGGATTTGATTATAATATGTCTATTCTGATTCTGGTATATGTTGTGCTTGGTGGTATTGGAAATCTTCGCGGCTCCATTATTGCAACAGTTATTCTGTATGCACTTCCGGAACTGCTTCGTGGGTTTGCGAATTACCGTATGCTGATCTATGCAATTGTACTGATTGTTATGATGCTCTTTAACTGGGCTCCTGCAGCAAGAAACTGGAGAGCGCGTATGGTTGAAAAATTCAAAGGAACAGCAAAGAAAAAGGAGGCAGCTTAA
- a CDS encoding branched-chain amino acid ABC transporter permease: MSFLSYLKDGISLGSIYAIIALGYTMVYGIAKMLNFAHGDVIMVGAYVILTAVTRGGMSPVLAVGLSVIFCTVLGVVIEKVAYSPLRKASSNLAVLITAIGVSYLLQNLALLIFGADAKSFVTVVDVPSVTLFNGELTIKGITIVTILACVVIMVGLTLFVKKTKPGRAMLAVSEDRDAAQLMGVNVNATISLTFAIGSGLAAIAGLLLCQTYPTLTPYTGAMPGIKAFVAAVFGGIGSIPGAMVGGILLGVIEIFGKAYISSQVADAICFAVLIVVLLVKPTGLFGKNIQEKV; this comes from the coding sequence ATGAGTTTTTTATCATATTTAAAAGATGGAATAAGCCTGGGCAGCATCTATGCGATCATCGCACTTGGATATACGATGGTGTATGGTATCGCCAAAATGCTTAATTTTGCCCATGGTGACGTTATCATGGTAGGTGCGTATGTGATACTTACCGCTGTTACAAGAGGAGGAATGTCTCCGGTTCTGGCCGTAGGGCTTTCAGTAATATTCTGTACAGTTCTTGGTGTTGTGATTGAGAAGGTTGCATACAGCCCGCTTCGTAAAGCATCTTCCAACCTGGCCGTACTGATCACTGCGATCGGTGTCAGTTATCTTCTGCAGAACCTTGCACTGTTGATCTTTGGTGCAGATGCAAAGAGTTTCGTAACAGTTGTGGATGTACCATCCGTTACACTGTTTAATGGAGAACTTACGATCAAAGGTATTACGATTGTAACAATTCTTGCATGTGTTGTGATCATGGTAGGACTTACTCTTTTTGTTAAAAAGACAAAACCTGGCCGTGCAATGCTGGCAGTCTCAGAAGACCGTGATGCCGCACAGCTTATGGGAGTTAATGTCAATGCAACGATTTCCCTGACATTTGCTATTGGTTCAGGACTTGCTGCGATCGCAGGTCTTCTGCTCTGTCAGACATATCCGACTCTGACACCATATACAGGTGCCATGCCTGGTATCAAAGCTTTCGTAGCAGCTGTATTTGGTGGTATCGGATCTATTCCAGGAGCAATGGTCGGTGGAATCCTCCTTGGTGTGATTGAGATCTTCGGCAAGGCTTACATCTCTTCACAGGTTGCAGATGCTATCTGCTTTGCAGTTCTGATCGTGGTACTTCTTGTAAAACCTACCGGATTGTTCGGCAAGAACATCCAGGAGAAAGTATAA
- a CDS encoding ABC transporter substrate-binding protein, with protein MKNMKRVLAVTAAVAMTAAMMPTAVFADEAETFKIGVIGPMTGDYAQYGLGVYHAVQLAAEEVNANGGFNGYNVEVLAAGDDQGDPEKAVNAYNDLLDKGMQMLCGTVTSGACIAVGAEAAESTFLFTPSGTAVDCITSGSNEFRMCFTDPAQGTKSAEFIGKHKLATKVAVLYDSSADYNSGVNDAFVAAAEDNGLEVVADEAYTADSNTDFSVQLKKIKDSGAELLFLPNYYSDNALILQQAHDAGMDDMKKFGVDGMDGILGVENFDTSLAEGVMLLTPFSATSDDEKSKAFVDAYEAANKDEVPNQFAADAYDVIYAMQLAANDAGITPDMSNEDISAAMSASMLNIELDGLTGKAKWTEDGECDKEPKAFEIKDGAYVEMQ; from the coding sequence ATGAAAAATATGAAGAGAGTACTTGCAGTAACAGCAGCAGTAGCTATGACAGCAGCAATGATGCCAACAGCAGTATTTGCAGATGAAGCGGAGACATTTAAGATTGGTGTTATTGGACCGATGACAGGAGATTATGCACAGTATGGACTTGGTGTATATCATGCAGTACAGCTTGCAGCTGAAGAAGTAAATGCAAACGGCGGATTCAACGGATATAATGTTGAAGTTCTTGCTGCAGGAGATGACCAGGGAGACCCGGAAAAAGCAGTCAATGCATACAATGACCTTCTCGACAAAGGAATGCAGATGCTTTGTGGTACAGTAACATCTGGTGCATGTATTGCAGTTGGTGCCGAAGCAGCAGAGAGCACATTCCTCTTTACACCATCTGGTACAGCAGTTGATTGTATCACCTCCGGAAGCAATGAATTCCGTATGTGCTTTACAGACCCGGCACAGGGAACAAAATCTGCTGAATTTATCGGTAAACATAAGCTGGCAACAAAGGTAGCAGTTCTTTATGATTCTTCCGCAGATTACAACTCAGGTGTTAATGATGCATTTGTTGCAGCAGCTGAGGATAACGGACTTGAAGTTGTAGCTGACGAAGCTTACACAGCAGACAGCAATACAGACTTCTCTGTACAGCTTAAAAAGATCAAAGACAGTGGAGCAGAGCTCCTGTTCCTTCCTAACTACTATTCAGACAACGCTCTGATTCTTCAGCAGGCACATGACGCTGGAATGGATGATATGAAGAAATTCGGTGTAGATGGTATGGACGGTATCCTTGGAGTAGAAAACTTTGATACTTCACTTGCAGAAGGCGTTATGCTTCTGACACCATTCTCAGCTACATCTGATGATGAAAAATCCAAAGCATTTGTAGATGCTTATGAAGCAGCAAACAAAGATGAAGTTCCGAACCAGTTCGCAGCAGATGCATATGATGTAATCTATGCTATGCAGCTTGCAGCAAACGATGCAGGAATTACACCGGATATGTCCAACGAAGATATCAGCGCAGCAATGTCTGCATCCATGCTGAACATCGAGCTTGATGGTCTGACAGGTAAAGCTAAATGGACAGAAGATGGTGAATGTGACAAAGAGCCAAAAGCTTTTGAGATCAAAGACGGCGCTTACGTAGAAATGCAGTAA
- the rplT gene encoding 50S ribosomal protein L20, with the protein MARIKGGLNAKKRHNRTLKLAKGYRGARSKQYRVAKQSVMRALASSYAGRKQKKRQFRQLWIARINAAARMNGLSYSKMMHGLKVANIDINRKMLAELAVNDAEGFAALAEIAKKAVA; encoded by the coding sequence ATGGCAAGAATTAAAGGCGGATTAAACGCAAAGAAAAGACATAACCGTACATTAAAACTGGCAAAGGGTTACAGAGGAGCCCGTTCCAAACAGTATAGAGTAGCAAAACAGTCTGTTATGAGAGCACTTGCAAGCTCCTATGCAGGACGTAAACAGAAAAAACGTCAGTTCAGACAGCTCTGGATCGCTCGTATCAATGCAGCAGCAAGAATGAACGGACTTTCCTACAGCAAAATGATGCACGGACTTAAAGTTGCAAACATCGATATCAACAGAAAGATGCTTGCTGAACTTGCAGTAAACGATGCAGAAGGATTTGCAGCACTTGCTGAAATCGCTAAAAAAGCAGTAGCATAA